Within Nocardioides rotundus, the genomic segment TGCGGGAGAGCACCTCGGCCTGGGGGTCCCGCTCGCGGACGATCCGGGCGACCGCGGCCGGGTCGGGGTCGCCGGAGACGAGCGCGAGGTCGAAGGTGTCGGCGGCCCGGCCGGTGGCCTCGCCCATCGCGTCCAGATCGACGATGAGGAAGGGGTCCTCGCCGGTCAGCCCGGGGATCCCGTCGACCCGGTCGACGGCGCGGATCGTGGCGTCGCCGTAGGTGAAGCGCACCGTGGAGTCGCCGTCGAGCTGCAGCCCCGGCGAGGCGACGACCTCGAGCACGTCCCCGCGCGGCCGCGGCATCTCGAGATCGCCGACCGCCGGGTCGAGCACCCGCTGCAGACGCGCGGTGTCCGCGGCGATCAGCTGGACCTTGCCCAGCCCCTCGGGGGTCTCGACGGTCGCCTGGTCGTTGAGCAGCACGGGGACGACGGCGCCCGCGCCCGGGAGCCGCCCGACCCGGTCGAGGGCGTCCGCGCGCAGCACGCTGCTGCGCACCGAGACGTCGGCGACGGCGGTCTCCCAGCCCGCCCGCTCGGCACCCGCCTCCAGGGTGTCGTCGGCGGCGAGCGCCAGCACCCCGGTGGCCAGCGCGAGGACGGCGGCGACACACGCCAGGGAGGTACGGCGCACCACGTCGCCGGCCTGGGCGAGCGCGACCATCCCGACCAGCGAGCGGCCGCGTGCGGCGGTCCGGCCGACCGCGATGAGGAGCGGTCCGAGGAGTCGTACGGCGATCACCGCGGTCGCCGTACCGATGAGGACCGGGAGCGCCAACACGATCGGGTCCCGCGCGCCCACCGAGTCGTCGGCCCACACGAGCAGCACCCCACCGACGGCGAGGACGACCACGACCAGCTGGAGGGCGTCGACGAGGACGGTGCGGATCAGCCCCGTGGAGGCCGGCACCGCCTGGGCGACGGTGATGACCGCGACGCAGGCCAGCGCCGCGGCAGCGGCCACGACGAGGTCGCCCAGCCGCACGGGGCCGGGCAGAGCGGCGGCCAGTCCCACGAGCAGCAGCCCGGGCAGCACCCAGAGCACCGCCTCCACGGCGGCCCGGACGCCGAGCCAGGAGGTCGAGGCGCCGCGCGCCCGCATCACGGTGAGCACGGCCTGGCGCCGCTCGACCAGCAGCAGCGCGGCCGCCCAGAGGACGACGAGGAGGCCGGACGCCACGCCGCTGAGGACCAGGGTGAGCACGCCGTCGCTGGCGCGCAGCGAGGTGACGACCCCGGACGCGGTGTCGGCGAGGCCGGTCGCGGCCGAGGCCCCGGTGGAGGGCACCACCTCGGGCCAGGACTGCAGCCGGGTACGGCGGAGCTGCTCGACCAAGCCGGGCACGGCCTCGGCGTCCGGCGGCCGGGCCAGGTCGAAGCTGTAGCGCAGCATCGGGTCCTGCGGCCAGGTCGCCCCGAAGACCGTCTCGGGGTCGGCGGCCAGCGCGGTCGCCCGCACCAGGTTGACCTCGGGGAGCACCGAGATCGACGGTGCGCGGGTGGCCGGCACGTCGTCCAGCGCGGTGGGCGCCTCGCCGCGCGGGCGGAAGGTGCCCACCACCCGCAGGATGGTGGACTCGCGGGGCGAGAGGTCCAGGCTGGAGCTGGACGGCTCGGCCCACGAGCCGACCGGAAGGTCCAGTGCCTTCGCGGTCTCCTCGTGGATCAGCACCTCGACGACCGCGGCGGTCGCCGGGCCGTTGCGGTCGCGGGCCACGGCGTCGGGCAGTCGCCGTACCGTCGCTCCGGGACGCGGTTGGCGTCCGCTCACCAGGTCGACGAGCGAGGTCATCTCGGGGAAGCCGGCCACGGAGAGGTACGACGGCTGGGCGCTGCGCGCGGGCAGGATCTTCAGCGCCTGCTGGTTGGTCATCGCCACGGCACGGGGGCCGGACAGCAGCCGCCGCACCTGCGGGGAGATCGCCGCGCGCACCTCGGCACCGCCGCCCGCGGGCAGCCCGTCGGCGTCGACGCCGGTGTAGTCGACCTGCAGCTGGGAGGCGGTGTGGCCGGCGCGGTCGAAGGCGCCGCGGGCCAGGTCGTCGGCGCTGGTGCGCAGCCAGGCGGAGGAAGCCCCGGCGGCCACCGTGGCCCCGCTGCACAGGAGCACCAGCAGGAGCACGATCGCGCTGGGGCGGATGCCCGGGCGCCTCCGGGACGCGCGATGCCGGCCGGTCGTCATCGGCCTCCCTCCTCTCCGAGGCCGGGGGCCAGGTCGCGGCGCACGAGGAACCGGAGCGCCAGCACGGGCAGCAGCACGATCGCCAGGGTCGCGGCGAGCACCCACGCCCACGGCACCAGCAACTCGGGCGCCGGCACCAGGGGGCCGCCGTCGGTGCCGAGCACCAGCGAGGACAGGGTGACCGCGGCGACCGCGGCGCCGGCCAGCAGGCCCGCGAGCAGGCCGGTACCGCCGGCGAGCCCGAGCTCCCAGGTCAGGGCACCGGAGAGGAGGCGGCGGTCGCCGCCGGCGACCGCCACCATCCGGGCCTGGGCGGCGCGCTCGCGCCGGCGGAGCAACAGGACCGAGCAGAGCACCAGGACGCCGACGACCGTGGCGCCGAGGGCGGTGAGGGCGAGGACGTGGCCGAGGGCGGTCCCGCCCGTGGCCGGGTCGTCCTCGAGCTGGCGGAGCACGCCGTCGCGGGTCTGGGTGCGGGCGGCCAGGTCGGGCCGCTCCGCCAGGGCCGCGGCGACACGGTCCGGGTCGCGCGCATCCAGCCACCACTCGGTCGGCGGGTCCAGTGGCCCGCCGGCCGCCTCCAGCGCGCCCGCGTCGACCAGGACGCCGCCGTACCCGTCGGGGACGGTGCGCACGAACGGGACGAGGGCGGCGAGCTCGACCTCGGTCGAGCGGCCGAGCACGCTGAGTGTGAGGGTGTCCCCGAGGGACAGCCCGGCCGCGCTCGCCAGCGGCTCGGTCATCGCGACGGGGACCGGGCCGTCCCCCTCGGAGGCCAGCCGCCGCCACGGCAGCGGGTCCTCGGTGCCGACCAGTGCCTCGGCGGTGGCGGCGTCGAGGTCCACCGCCACGGCGTCGGCCCCGAGGTCGTCGACGAAGGTGGTGCTCCGGCGGACGCCGGTCACCGCGGTGACGCCGGGCAGGTCGCGCAGCGCATTCGCCTCCGCCTCCTCCCCCGCCCGGGTCGCCGACGGCGGCGCGGTCACCCGCACGTCCGCTCCGGCGACGTAGTCGGCCCGTGCCACCCGCGCCTGGGCGGTGCTGTCCCGGACGATCAGGGCGAAGGCGACGCTGCCGACGGCCAGCGAGACGGCGAGGACGAGCGGGACGGTACGGCGGGCCGCGCGGGCGGCCAGCAGCGACCCGAGGACCGCGGCCGTCCCGCGACGGTCCAGCAACCGCGCCAGCCCGCGCAGCAGGAACGGCGCCACGACGGCCGCGGCGAGCACGGTCACGGCGACCAGGACGAGCGCCGGGCCGGCGACCACCAGCGGGTCGAGACCGGTCGCACCGGAGGCGACCCGGTCGGCGTAGCCGCGCAGCGTGACGACACCGAGCACGCCGAGGATCGCCACCAGCATGAGCAGCGCCACCTGGGCGGTGAGGCGGCGCCGACGCTGCCGCTGCGGGTCGAGCTGCTCGCCCCGGTCGCCTCCGAGGGCTCGCAGGAGCGCGGGCGCGGAGAGCGCCACGGCGCAGCAGAGGGCCGCGACGGCGCTGGCGACCCACGCCGACGCGGACAGCGGCGGGCGGACGTCGCCGATCCGGATCGCGACGCTCGCCAGCAGCGGCCCGAACGCGGCGGCAGTGCCACAGATCAGCAGGTTCTCCAGCACGGTAGGGCCGATGAGCTGGCGGCGGGTGGCGCCGCGCGAGCGCCACAGCGACTCCTCCTCACCGCGGACCTCGGCCAGTCCGGCGGCGACGAGGACCAGTCCGGCGAGCGCCACCAGCACGAGCATCGCCACGGGGGCGAGGAGCAGGCCGCGCAGCACCGCGAGCTCCTCGGTGCGGTCGGCGATCGCCTCCCGCAGCCCCGACTCCGCGCTCACGCTGGCCGGGATGTCGGCGTCGACGACCTCGATGGCGTCCAGGGCCTCGGCGACGCCGTCGGAGAGCTGGGGAAACCGGTCGGCCGACAGGCTGAGGCTGGGTACGGCGCGCCAGGCGACCTCGGAGTCGGTGCCGGCGACGGCGGGGAACGCCTCCGGTGCGACCAGCAGCGCGGTGGGGTCCACCGTGCCGAGGGCCCGCTCGTCGTCGGCGGCCCAGGTGCCGACCACGGTCGCGTCGACGGTCCCCTGGCCCAGCCGCCCGGTGAGGCGCAGCCGGTCCCCCGGCTCCGCCGTACCCTGCGGCGCGAGGACCTCGAGGCGGTCGGGGCCGTCGGGGCCGGCCCGCGGCGCCCGCCCCGCGCCGATCACCGGATCGGCGCCCGCGACGGCCGCGAAGACGACGGGGGCGTCGGGGGCGTCGGCCCCCCGGGGAGCCCCACCGGCCCGGTCGAAGGTCCCCGAGGCCAGCGCGGTGACGACCGCGCCGCCCTGGGCGACGACCGGCGCCAGAGCGTCGCGCACCGCGCGGTCCTGGGCGGCTGGGTCGTCCTCGTCGTAGGTCGAGGTGACCGTCACCGTCGTGTCCTCGGGCGGCAGCGCCGACAGCGAGGAGGTGAGCGCCTGCTGGGAGATCAGTCCCAGGCTCGACCCG encodes:
- a CDS encoding FtsX-like permease family protein; protein product: MNVLIVCALVSGLGSSLGLISQQALTSSLSALPPEDTTVTVTSTYDEDDPAAQDRAVRDALAPVVAQGGAVVTALASGTFDRAGGAPRGADAPDAPVVFAAVAGADPVIGAGRAPRAGPDGPDRLEVLAPQGTAEPGDRLRLTGRLGQGTVDATVVGTWAADDERALGTVDPTALLVAPEAFPAVAGTDSEVAWRAVPSLSLSADRFPQLSDGVAEALDAIEVVDADIPASVSAESGLREAIADRTEELAVLRGLLLAPVAMLVLVALAGLVLVAAGLAEVRGEEESLWRSRGATRRQLIGPTVLENLLICGTAAAFGPLLASVAIRIGDVRPPLSASAWVASAVAALCCAVALSAPALLRALGGDRGEQLDPQRQRRRRLTAQVALLMLVAILGVLGVVTLRGYADRVASGATGLDPLVVAGPALVLVAVTVLAAAVVAPFLLRGLARLLDRRGTAAVLGSLLAARAARRTVPLVLAVSLAVGSVAFALIVRDSTAQARVARADYVAGADVRVTAPPSATRAGEEAEANALRDLPGVTAVTGVRRSTTFVDDLGADAVAVDLDAATAEALVGTEDPLPWRRLASEGDGPVPVAMTEPLASAAGLSLGDTLTLSVLGRSTEVELAALVPFVRTVPDGYGGVLVDAGALEAAGGPLDPPTEWWLDARDPDRVAAALAERPDLAARTQTRDGVLRQLEDDPATGGTALGHVLALTALGATVVGVLVLCSVLLLRRRERAAQARMVAVAGGDRRLLSGALTWELGLAGGTGLLAGLLAGAAVAAVTLSSLVLGTDGGPLVPAPELLVPWAWVLAATLAIVLLPVLALRFLVRRDLAPGLGEEGGR